The following proteins are co-located in the Betaproteobacteria bacterium genome:
- a CDS encoding sigma-54-dependent Fis family transcriptional regulator has product MSQILVVDDEIGIRELLSEILHDEGHQVRLAESAGEARTMRMRTRPDLVLLDIWMPDTDGITLLKEWATSGQLTMPVVMMSGHGTIDTAVEATRIGAYAFLEKPIALQKLLTTVGQALRQGQATSRPGLSMAYLGRSPLLQELRTRLENIRNLPLPVLFTGEPGVGKSLCAKFLHNANSPWVAPENFSVLGDSANNLVGQAAEGTLFLHEVSNLNAEQQRNLLQQCSKLDRYHTRVVSTTSKDLAVLVSQGLFDARLYSALSSLSVRIPSLREHPEDTPELARLILSRYVESREVPARQLSTAALNALRLFHWPGNLAQLESVVKSAALLALSHEITLSDVNSTLARLDAPMSSASVGLDTDLREAREAFERIYFEYHMTREGANISRVAERAGLERTHLYRKLKQLGIQISRKE; this is encoded by the coding sequence ATGAGCCAAATATTAGTGGTGGATGACGAGATCGGAATTCGGGAGCTACTCTCGGAGATCTTGCACGACGAGGGGCATCAAGTGCGCTTGGCGGAGAGCGCGGGGGAGGCCAGAACCATGCGCATGCGCACCCGGCCAGACTTGGTCCTGCTCGACATCTGGATGCCGGACACCGATGGCATCACGCTGCTGAAGGAGTGGGCTACTTCAGGGCAACTCACCATGCCGGTGGTCATGATGTCCGGCCACGGAACCATCGACACGGCCGTGGAAGCCACCCGCATCGGCGCCTATGCTTTTCTGGAAAAACCCATCGCCCTGCAAAAGCTTCTGACCACCGTGGGACAAGCGTTGCGGCAGGGACAAGCCACCAGCCGGCCGGGGTTGTCCATGGCTTACCTTGGCCGCTCGCCTTTGCTGCAAGAGCTAAGAACCCGGCTCGAGAATATTCGCAATTTGCCGCTTCCCGTATTGTTCACGGGCGAGCCCGGTGTCGGTAAGAGCCTTTGCGCAAAATTTCTGCATAACGCCAACTCGCCTTGGGTGGCGCCGGAAAATTTTTCCGTCCTCGGCGACAGCGCCAACAATCTGGTGGGTCAGGCCGCGGAGGGAACCCTCTTCTTGCACGAAGTCAGCAATTTGAACGCGGAGCAGCAACGCAATCTTCTACAACAATGCAGCAAGCTGGACCGCTACCATACGCGCGTCGTCTCCACGACCTCAAAAGACCTTGCCGTCTTGGTGAGCCAAGGGCTCTTCGATGCGCGTCTCTATAGCGCCTTGAGCTCCTTGAGTGTGCGCATCCCCAGTCTGCGCGAACACCCAGAGGACACTCCGGAACTCGCGCGCTTGATTCTGAGCCGTTACGTGGAATCAAGGGAAGTCCCGGCGCGCCAGCTCAGTACCGCCGCCCTCAATGCGCTGCGGTTGTTTCATTGGCCGGGTAACCTCGCGCAGTTGGAAAGTGTCGTGAAGAGCGCGGCGCTACTAGCCTTGAGCCACGAGATCACCCTATCCGATGTCAACAGCACATTGGCGCGCTTGGATGCGCCCATGAGCAGTGCTTCCGTCGGCCTGGATACGGATTTGCGCGAGGCGAGGGAAGCCTTCGAACGGATCTACTTCGAATACCACATGACGCGCGAAGGGGCCAATATCAGCCGCGTGGCCGAGCGCGCCGGGCTGGAGCGCACGCATCTTTACCGCAAGCTCAAACAATTGGGAATTCAAATCTCGCGCAAGGAGTAG
- the tkt gene encoding transketolase, with protein MATRQELANALRVLAMDAVQKANSGHPGMPMGMAEIAEVLWNHHLRFNPADPQWPGRDRFVVSNGHGSMLLYGLLHLTGFELSMDELKRFRQLHSKTPGHPEYGLAPGVETTTGPLGQGIANAVGMAIAERELARAFNKPDGKIVDHHTYVFLGDGCLMEGISHEVCSLAGTLGLNKLIALYDDNGISIDSEKGRMAQWFTDDTPKRFEAYGWNVIRNVDGHDFAAVDAAITAAKGESSRPMLICCRTTLGKGSPNKANTGAAHGSPLGEKEVAATREKLGWTHAPFEIPKDIYAGWNARERGARVQGAWSEVFSKYKKNYPAEAAEFERRVKGELPAQWRDHAAQLLAKTNDKAETVATRKASQNTLETLGPVLPELMGGSADLAASNLTLWAGSKGVMKEAGGNYLFYGVREFGMCAVMNGLALHGGFIPYGGTFLVFSDYARNALRMAALMGLRGIYVFTHDSIGLGEDGPTHQAVEHAASLRLIPNMDVWRPCDATETAAAWTAAVERRKGPSALLLSRQNLPHVARDSAQLKGIRKGAYVLADAQTPKAVLIATGSEVALALAAQKALAAEGVAVRVVSMPCTSVFDAQDAAYKAAVLPAGLPRVAIEAGVTDYWRKYVGLEGAVVGMDRFGESAPASDLFKYFGFTTENVVAKTKGVLHV; from the coding sequence ATGGCCACCCGCCAAGAATTAGCCAATGCACTTCGCGTGCTCGCGATGGACGCCGTGCAAAAAGCCAACTCCGGTCATCCAGGCATGCCCATGGGCATGGCCGAGATCGCCGAAGTATTGTGGAATCACCATCTGCGCTTTAATCCGGCCGATCCGCAATGGCCTGGCCGCGACCGTTTCGTGGTCTCCAATGGCCACGGATCCATGTTGCTCTACGGGCTGTTGCACCTGACGGGTTTCGAATTGTCCATGGACGAACTCAAGCGCTTTCGCCAGTTGCACTCGAAGACACCGGGCCATCCGGAATACGGCCTCGCCCCCGGCGTGGAAACCACCACGGGCCCGCTTGGCCAAGGAATTGCCAACGCCGTGGGCATGGCCATCGCGGAGCGAGAGCTGGCGCGCGCCTTCAATAAGCCAGATGGCAAGATCGTGGATCACCACACCTACGTGTTTCTAGGCGATGGTTGTCTGATGGAAGGTATTTCCCACGAAGTGTGCTCGCTGGCCGGAACGCTTGGGTTGAACAAGCTCATCGCGCTCTACGACGACAACGGCATCTCCATCGACTCGGAAAAAGGCCGTATGGCGCAGTGGTTCACCGACGATACCCCCAAGCGCTTCGAAGCCTATGGTTGGAACGTCATTCGCAACGTGGACGGCCACGACTTCGCCGCGGTGGATGCCGCCATTACCGCAGCGAAGGGCGAAAGCTCGCGCCCAATGCTGATCTGCTGCCGCACTACCCTAGGCAAGGGCTCGCCCAACAAAGCCAACACTGGTGCTGCGCACGGCTCGCCATTGGGTGAGAAAGAAGTGGCGGCCACCCGCGAGAAGCTAGGTTGGACCCACGCGCCTTTCGAGATCCCGAAAGATATCTATGCTGGGTGGAATGCAAGAGAGCGCGGCGCCAGGGTGCAGGGCGCCTGGAGCGAGGTATTCTCGAAATACAAAAAAAACTACCCGGCTGAAGCTGCCGAATTCGAGCGGCGCGTGAAGGGCGAGTTGCCCGCCCAGTGGCGCGATCACGCTGCTCAGTTGCTCGCCAAGACCAACGACAAGGCAGAGACTGTAGCCACGCGTAAGGCCTCGCAAAATACCTTGGAAACTCTTGGGCCGGTGCTCCCGGAACTCATGGGTGGTTCGGCCGATCTAGCGGCCTCCAATCTCACCTTGTGGGCAGGTTCCAAGGGTGTGATGAAGGAGGCTGGCGGCAACTATCTTTTCTATGGCGTACGCGAATTCGGCATGTGCGCCGTGATGAACGGCTTGGCGCTGCATGGGGGCTTCATACCCTACGGCGGTACCTTCCTGGTGTTCTCGGACTATGCGCGCAATGCGTTGCGCATGGCGGCGTTGATGGGGTTGCGAGGCATCTACGTGTTCACTCACGATTCGATCGGCTTGGGCGAGGATGGACCCACCCACCAGGCCGTGGAACATGCGGCGAGTTTGCGCTTGATTCCTAATATGGATGTCTGGCGTCCTTGCGATGCCACCGAAACGGCCGCCGCCTGGACGGCGGCGGTGGAACGGCGCAAGGGGCCTTCAGCATTATTGCTATCACGCCAGAATCTTCCCCATGTCGCTCGCGATAGTGCGCAGCTGAAGGGCATCCGCAAGGGTGCATACGTGCTGGCGGACGCGCAGACTCCCAAGGCCGTATTGATCGCGACGGGGTCCGAGGTTGCATTGGCGCTCGCCGCCCAGAAAGCCCTCGCCGCGGAAGGGGTGGCCGTGCGCGTGGTCTCCATGCCGTGCACTTCTGTATTCGATGCACAGGACGCCGCCTACAAAGCGGCGGTTCTCCCGGCTGGCTTGCCGCGCGTGGCCATTGAAGCAGGAGTCACCGACTACTGGCGTAAGTACGTGGGGCTCGAAGGGGCCGTGGTAGGCATGGACCGCTTCGGCGAATCCGCCCCAGCCTCGGACTTGTTCAAGTACTTTGGTTTTACCACCGAGAACGTGGTGGCGAAAACCAAGGGCGTCCTGCACGTCTAG
- a CDS encoding acyltransferase codes for MHDALRPLNASPPAYARTVYRADIDGLRAIAVLGVVFYHVESQWIPGGFTGVDVFFVISGYLIHSLILGAMQADGFSLANFYARRIRRIFPALVFVLLTCWAAGWVSLLSDEYSQLGKHIGASAVFIANFVLNREAGYFDTDALLKPLLHLWSLSVEEQFYLIFPLMLMALARLRVSFGRILLALLVLSFVTSCWMSLNTKTAAYFLPWSRFWELLAGALLAQGAHHLKPGEDFPSRLARLSGWHRLGYAQSWSLLGAVLVACGFFFVQRQSVFPGPFALLPVAGTCLLIAAGPRAGFNRRLLSWPPLVALGLVSYAWYLWHYPLLAFLRITEPQPPAAWQLLSAVGVALLLAVFSYRMLERPIRRNASVPVLTGLIASMAIAGALGKYTKNVHGFEDRLPRAPQIATMTPEEHAASRNATMAILGDSHANHFSVGLYAYAKKHGDGVRVYSHGGCAPLHGVRNEGGPGGTCQDSVTPAIDEIAANSAVRTVVIAFNGTGYMNSARGVTLSHPNLPAADNNTVLRAGLHATLAKFVEAGKYVVMLTDNPPLNFHPRNCLMARPFSAQPAKPTCAVERSWVDNATQSYRDILYSSARAFPGVKIFDTYPILCDALYCYAKKDGQLLYADTTHLTREGSLRFAGQFDFHPGP; via the coding sequence ATTCATGACGCACTGCGTCCGTTGAACGCTTCGCCTCCCGCGTACGCGCGGACGGTGTACCGCGCGGACATCGACGGGCTGCGCGCCATCGCTGTTCTGGGCGTGGTGTTCTATCACGTAGAGAGCCAATGGATCCCTGGTGGATTCACCGGAGTCGACGTGTTTTTCGTCATCTCCGGTTACCTCATCCACTCGCTGATTCTCGGCGCCATGCAGGCGGATGGTTTCAGCCTGGCGAATTTCTACGCAAGGCGCATCCGCAGGATCTTTCCCGCATTGGTTTTTGTTCTGCTCACCTGCTGGGCCGCGGGCTGGGTGTCGTTACTATCGGATGAATACAGCCAGCTTGGCAAACACATAGGCGCCAGCGCGGTATTCATCGCCAATTTCGTGCTCAACCGCGAAGCGGGCTATTTCGATACGGACGCGTTGCTAAAACCGCTGTTGCATCTGTGGTCGCTGAGTGTGGAAGAGCAGTTCTATCTCATTTTTCCGTTGATGCTCATGGCACTTGCGCGCTTGCGTGTCTCCTTCGGCCGGATCCTCCTTGCGCTCCTCGTACTCTCCTTCGTGACGTCTTGCTGGATGAGCCTCAACACCAAGACGGCGGCGTACTTCCTACCGTGGAGCCGGTTCTGGGAGTTGCTGGCCGGGGCGTTGTTGGCGCAGGGCGCGCACCACCTGAAACCCGGCGAGGATTTTCCCTCGCGATTGGCGCGCTTGAGCGGGTGGCATCGTCTGGGATATGCGCAATCGTGGTCCTTGCTGGGCGCGGTGTTGGTGGCTTGCGGCTTCTTTTTTGTCCAACGCCAAAGCGTTTTTCCTGGGCCATTCGCGTTACTTCCTGTCGCGGGAACCTGCCTACTCATTGCAGCCGGCCCGCGCGCGGGATTTAACCGCCGCCTCTTGTCCTGGCCGCCGCTCGTGGCCTTAGGTCTGGTGAGCTACGCATGGTATTTGTGGCATTACCCGCTCCTTGCCTTCTTGCGCATCACGGAACCACAGCCCCCAGCGGCGTGGCAGTTACTAAGCGCCGTGGGAGTAGCGTTGCTGCTCGCCGTGTTTTCCTACCGAATGCTCGAGCGACCCATCCGGCGCAATGCATCGGTACCTGTGCTTACAGGTTTGATCGCATCCATGGCGATTGCGGGTGCGCTGGGAAAATACACCAAGAATGTGCACGGCTTCGAAGACCGCCTTCCGCGCGCGCCACAGATCGCAACCATGACACCCGAAGAGCACGCCGCCAGCCGGAACGCCACCATGGCCATTCTCGGCGATAGTCATGCCAATCATTTTTCCGTGGGTCTGTATGCGTATGCGAAAAAGCACGGCGATGGCGTGCGCGTGTACTCCCATGGCGGTTGCGCTCCGCTCCACGGTGTCCGTAACGAGGGCGGGCCAGGCGGAACCTGCCAGGATTCGGTTACTCCAGCCATCGATGAAATCGCCGCGAACAGTGCCGTGCGCACCGTAGTGATCGCCTTCAATGGCACCGGATACATGAATAGCGCGCGGGGCGTGACCCTATCGCATCCGAATCTCCCCGCGGCGGACAACAACACCGTCTTGCGGGCGGGCCTGCATGCGACTCTGGCGAAGTTCGTGGAAGCGGGAAAATACGTGGTGATGCTCACCGATAATCCGCCGCTCAATTTTCATCCGCGCAACTGCCTCATGGCGCGCCCATTCTCGGCGCAGCCGGCCAAACCCACCTGTGCCGTTGAGCGAAGCTGGGTGGATAACGCCACCCAGTCATACCGGGACATTTTGTACAGTTCCGCGCGGGCGTTTCCTGGCGTGAAGATTTTCGATACCTACCCCATTCTGTGCGACGCGCTTTACTGCTACGCCAAGAAGGACGGACAACTGCTTTACGCGGATACCACCCACTTGACCCGCGAGGGCTCCCTACGCTTTGCTGGACAGTTTGATTTCCATCCAGGGCCGTGA
- a CDS encoding class I SAM-dependent methyltransferase, giving the protein MNMPAPCTIPCNLCGSVDAEQIRTKDRHGAHLRSVICRQCGLVWTDPRPAPEQVREFYAQEYRLGFKGTYQPKPKHTYRSGKVAVERYQRLRNVLKTGMRVLDVGAGGGEVVYVLRAMGYDAAGFEPNEGYARYAAEVLGLPVRRGFHQDCPVEPASQDVVTMFHMVEHLESPFDALRNVHGWLRPEGLIVVEVPNAEAVCQQPHTQFHRGHLYHFNLPALEKTGERAGFTVVSRFTSADGGNIMVVWRKTQVSPATSSSWAIPGNYARVAAILRGHTTLRHVFSRYPFIRPFRKLASGLEEQRRVRMYRSPRDILDAVIAENAR; this is encoded by the coding sequence ATGAATATGCCCGCTCCTTGCACCATTCCCTGCAATCTGTGCGGGTCGGTGGATGCCGAGCAGATTCGCACCAAGGACCGCCACGGCGCGCATCTGCGCTCGGTGATTTGCAGGCAGTGCGGATTGGTGTGGACGGATCCGCGGCCCGCACCCGAGCAAGTGCGCGAGTTTTATGCGCAGGAATACCGCCTGGGCTTCAAAGGCACTTACCAGCCCAAACCCAAGCACACCTACCGCTCGGGTAAAGTGGCCGTGGAACGTTACCAGCGGCTACGCAACGTCCTCAAGACGGGCATGCGTGTTCTGGACGTGGGCGCCGGAGGCGGCGAGGTGGTCTATGTTTTACGGGCCATGGGGTACGACGCCGCGGGCTTCGAGCCCAATGAGGGATATGCGCGTTACGCCGCCGAAGTTCTCGGGCTACCCGTGCGGCGAGGGTTCCACCAGGACTGCCCCGTGGAGCCGGCGTCGCAAGATGTGGTCACCATGTTCCATATGGTTGAACATCTGGAAAGCCCCTTCGATGCGCTACGAAACGTGCACGGCTGGCTGCGGCCCGAAGGGCTTATTGTCGTCGAGGTACCCAATGCCGAGGCCGTGTGCCAGCAACCCCACACCCAGTTTCATCGCGGTCATCTGTATCACTTCAATTTACCTGCCCTGGAGAAAACCGGCGAGCGCGCTGGCTTCACGGTGGTAAGCCGGTTTACTTCCGCGGATGGCGGCAACATCATGGTGGTTTGGCGCAAGACCCAGGTTTCCCCCGCTACCTCTTCTTCATGGGCGATTCCTGGCAACTACGCACGCGTTGCCGCTATCTTGCGTGGCCATACGACGTTGCGCCACGTCTTTAGCCGTTATCCATTTATCCGGCCGTTTCGCAAGCTTGCCTCGGGATTGGAAGAACAACGCCGTGTGCGGATGTACCGTTCGCCACGCGATATTTTGGACGCGGTGATCGCCGAGAACGCTAGATGA
- a CDS encoding branched-chain amino acid ABC transporter permease, producing MDPGLLAQYVFNGLMLGMIYALVAVGFTLFFGVLDVIKFSHGDVLMTGAFSGYTVYIGMQAAGVHSPLVQLGAVLLIPMLLMALLGAVLGKYLVLPLRGAPPLNVLLITLMAGTGLRELVRTQYPNGSNPKPFPSLLPTESANFGAFTLRYDSVLLLVLGLGAIVLVQLVMTRSKLGLAIRAVAQDGETAMLMGINFERTVLVTFCIGSGLAALAGVTNGLYYNEINFGMGLLLGVIGFSAAVVGGLGNIYGAILGGFLFAALQTAGVVLLPVASAYKDVFAFAVIILIMAWKPTGLIAERSAERV from the coding sequence ATGGATCCCGGCCTGCTCGCGCAATATGTTTTCAACGGTTTGATGCTGGGGATGATCTACGCCCTGGTCGCTGTGGGCTTCACGCTTTTCTTCGGTGTCCTCGACGTCATCAAATTCTCCCACGGCGACGTACTCATGACGGGCGCCTTCAGCGGATATACGGTCTACATTGGCATGCAGGCGGCCGGAGTGCATTCGCCGCTGGTGCAACTCGGCGCGGTGCTCCTCATCCCCATGCTATTGATGGCCCTGCTGGGCGCGGTTCTGGGGAAGTATCTCGTGCTACCGCTGCGCGGTGCACCGCCGCTCAACGTGTTACTCATCACCTTGATGGCGGGTACAGGCCTGCGCGAGTTGGTCCGCACGCAATACCCGAACGGCTCGAACCCAAAGCCCTTTCCTAGCTTACTCCCCACGGAATCCGCCAACTTCGGGGCCTTTACCCTGCGCTACGACAGCGTTCTTCTTCTGGTGCTTGGCTTGGGCGCCATCGTGCTGGTGCAACTGGTGATGACGCGCAGCAAATTGGGGCTCGCCATTCGCGCCGTGGCCCAGGATGGCGAGACAGCGATGCTCATGGGCATCAACTTCGAGCGCACGGTGTTGGTCACTTTTTGCATCGGATCCGGGCTCGCGGCCCTGGCCGGCGTCACCAACGGCCTGTACTACAACGAGATCAATTTCGGCATGGGGCTGTTGCTCGGCGTGATCGGCTTCAGCGCCGCGGTCGTGGGCGGCTTGGGAAACATTTATGGCGCCATTCTCGGCGGTTTTCTCTTCGCCGCGCTGCAAACGGCTGGTGTCGTACTTCTGCCCGTGGCGAGCGCCTACAAGGATGTTTTTGCTTTCGCCGTCATCATTCTCATCATGGCATGGAAACCCACCGGGCTCATCGCCGAGCGCAGCGCGGAGCGCGTATGA